In Candidatus Eisenbacteria bacterium, a genomic segment contains:
- a CDS encoding NAD(P)H-hydrate dehydratase, translated as MYLLCAAEMRECDRRTIETHGVPGPTLMERAGEGIYREIRRRFDRLNRRRIWIVCGRGNNGGDGLVLARLLHDAGYNPRVFVLGPPEKAGADARLQIDPLIARGIPLEPIGGDPPPGFGDLTSEDLLIDAILGTGFRGRLEPELARLIREMNRSRATIVAVDIPSGLSADTGAIEGEAIHARLTVTMGFPKRSFVFWPARGQVGEWVAVDIGIPSEVMEEVAPAAELIAPSEVAASIPFFPGDAHKGVRGRLVIAGGSPGLTGAPALAALAALRAGAGLVRVATPRSLNPILEAKLTEPMTFPMEETEARTLSPKGVRFLRSLASEWDALVLGPGLGRNRGTDRLVRDLYASWEGPLLVDADGLNALAAGPLPASRAGLPARVLTPHPGEMARLTATSIREILADPIGTARSFASRHGVVLVLKGAPTVIAGPRGPALVNTTGNPGLATGGSGDVLSGIIGTLLAQRLEPLSAAMCGVHLHGLAADLLASEGGERVVAPAEVAERLPAAWRTLPRLRGRDVR; from the coding sequence ATGTACCTCCTCTGCGCGGCCGAGATGCGCGAGTGCGATCGCCGCACGATCGAGACGCATGGGGTTCCCGGTCCCACGCTGATGGAGCGCGCGGGCGAGGGGATCTACAGAGAGATCCGCCGGAGGTTCGACCGGCTGAATCGGAGGCGGATCTGGATCGTCTGCGGCCGGGGGAACAACGGCGGCGACGGGCTCGTCCTCGCGAGACTGCTCCACGATGCCGGCTACAATCCGAGGGTCTTCGTCCTGGGCCCGCCTGAGAAGGCCGGCGCGGACGCCCGGCTCCAGATCGATCCGTTGATCGCGCGCGGGATCCCGCTCGAGCCGATCGGCGGAGATCCTCCGCCCGGCTTCGGCGATCTGACATCCGAGGACCTCCTGATCGACGCGATCCTCGGGACCGGATTCAGGGGGAGGCTGGAGCCCGAGCTTGCCCGGCTCATCCGGGAGATGAACCGATCGAGGGCGACGATCGTGGCGGTCGACATCCCATCGGGTCTTTCCGCGGACACCGGGGCGATCGAGGGAGAAGCGATCCACGCGCGGTTGACCGTCACGATGGGCTTCCCCAAGCGCTCCTTCGTCTTCTGGCCCGCCCGCGGGCAGGTCGGAGAATGGGTGGCGGTGGACATCGGGATCCCGAGCGAGGTCATGGAGGAGGTGGCTCCGGCCGCGGAGCTGATCGCTCCCTCGGAGGTCGCCGCATCGATCCCGTTCTTCCCGGGCGACGCGCACAAGGGCGTCCGTGGCAGGCTCGTCATCGCCGGCGGTTCGCCGGGTCTCACGGGCGCTCCCGCGCTTGCCGCGCTTGCCGCGCTCCGGGCGGGAGCCGGCCTGGTCCGCGTCGCGACGCCGCGGAGCCTGAATCCGATCCTCGAGGCGAAGCTGACGGAGCCGATGACCTTTCCCATGGAAGAGACCGAGGCGAGGACGCTGAGCCCGAAAGGGGTCCGCTTCCTACGGTCCCTGGCTTCCGAGTGGGACGCGCTCGTCCTGGGGCCGGGCCTTGGACGGAACCGGGGGACCGACCGCCTGGTCCGCGATCTCTACGCTTCGTGGGAGGGCCCTCTTCTCGTCGACGCGGATGGGCTGAACGCTCTGGCCGCGGGGCCATTGCCGGCTTCGCGCGCCGGGCTTCCTGCGCGCGTGCTGACGCCCCATCCCGGGGAGATGGCCCGTCTCACCGCGACCTCGATCCGGGAGATTCTCGCCGACCCGATCGGGACCGCCCGATCGTTCGCTTCGCGGCACGGCGTCGTCCTCGTCCTGAAGGGGGCGCCCACTGTGATCGCCGGACCGAGGGGCCCTGCGCTCGTCAACACGACCGGCAACCCCGGGCTCGCGACGGGCGGATCGGGCGACGTCCTGTCCGGAATCATCGGCACGCTCCTCGCGCAGCGGCTCGAGCCCCTCTCGGCGGCGATGTGCGGCGTCCATCTTCATGGCCTGGCGGCCGACCTGCTTGCGTCGGAGGGGGGCGAGCGGGTCGTGGCGCCGGCGGAGGTCGCAGAGCGTCTGCCGGCCGCGTGGAGAACTCTTCCGCGACTTCGGGGCCGTGATGTTCGCTGA
- a CDS encoding asparagine synthetase B, with protein sequence MRRSVLWAVLCAAMPLTSAGARILIPMDLAQTNHLMAYGVAYHALQRGEELEWLLNYRGGSFLMDDEEATRRDCALAGVAWEEKGGAEAVAILDEIEKSNMEVVLLEKAPTIAVYVPPSDDPWDDAVVLALEYAEIPYDKLWDEEVLGGVLPRYDWLHLHHEDFTGQYGKFYASYHSAPWYIEQVRMNEKEAAKNGYRKVWQLKHAVAGRIKEYIAQGGFVFSMCSATDSFDIALAADGVDIVDSVYDGDAPEAGCERKLDPSRGLAFTDYRLEMNPLVYEYSDIDMTREASLRGQDNDFFNLFDFSAKEDPVPTMLTQCHVNVVRGFMGQTTSFRKSLLKKSVVILAEVPGQDEVRYIHGNYGNGTFTFYGGHDPEDYQHQVGDPPTQLELHPGSPGYRLILNNILFPAAKKQERKT encoded by the coding sequence ATGAGGCGATCGGTTCTGTGGGCTGTCCTTTGCGCGGCGATGCCCCTGACATCCGCCGGCGCGCGGATCCTGATCCCGATGGATCTCGCTCAGACGAATCACCTGATGGCCTACGGGGTCGCCTACCACGCTCTCCAGCGCGGAGAGGAGCTGGAGTGGCTCCTGAACTACCGGGGCGGATCGTTCCTCATGGACGATGAGGAGGCCACTCGCAGGGACTGTGCCCTCGCGGGCGTCGCGTGGGAGGAGAAGGGCGGGGCGGAGGCGGTCGCGATCCTCGACGAGATAGAGAAATCGAACATGGAAGTGGTGCTTCTCGAGAAGGCTCCGACGATCGCCGTCTACGTGCCTCCCTCCGATGATCCGTGGGACGACGCGGTCGTTCTCGCCCTGGAGTACGCCGAGATCCCTTACGACAAGCTCTGGGACGAGGAGGTTCTGGGCGGGGTCCTGCCGCGCTATGACTGGCTTCACCTCCATCATGAGGACTTCACCGGCCAGTACGGCAAGTTCTACGCCTCCTACCACAGCGCGCCCTGGTACATCGAGCAGGTCCGCATGAACGAGAAGGAAGCAGCGAAGAACGGTTACCGAAAGGTGTGGCAACTCAAGCACGCGGTCGCCGGGAGGATCAAGGAGTACATCGCGCAAGGCGGCTTCGTCTTCTCGATGTGCTCGGCGACCGACAGTTTCGACATCGCCCTCGCGGCCGACGGAGTCGACATCGTCGACTCGGTCTACGACGGCGACGCGCCCGAGGCGGGCTGCGAGCGCAAGCTCGATCCCTCGCGCGGCCTTGCGTTCACCGATTACAGGCTTGAGATGAACCCCCTCGTCTACGAGTACTCCGACATCGACATGACCCGCGAGGCCTCTCTCCGGGGCCAGGACAATGACTTCTTCAACCTCTTCGACTTCTCCGCGAAGGAGGATCCGGTCCCGACGATGCTGACCCAGTGCCACGTCAACGTCGTGAGGGGTTTCATGGGGCAGACCACCAGCTTCCGGAAGTCCCTTCTCAAGAAGTCGGTCGTCATCCTCGCCGAGGTGCCCGGACAGGACGAGGTGAGATACATCCACGGCAACTACGGCAACGGGACCTTCACCTTCTACGGGGGGCACGATCCGGAGGACTACCAGCACCAGGTCGGCGATCCTCCCACGCAGCTCGAGCTCCACCCCGGCTCTCCCGGGTACCGCCTGATTCTGAACAACATCCTCTTTCCGGCCGCGAAGAAGCAGGAGCGCAAGACCTAG
- a CDS encoding glutamine synthetase: MNPPIERKQDLLRYVTEHDVKIINLWFVDIQGMLKSIGITPSQLEEILEEGLGFDGSSVEGFARIYESDLIAVPDLRTFQPLPWRVDGHLSARMICDIMNPDRTPYAGDPRHVLRRNLARAKDLGFDFNVGPELEYFYLKSPELADAVDSAGYFDLIPDDLGTELRHHTIEALQSMGIDVEAGHHEVAPSQHEIDLKYTEAGRMADATVTYRYIVKLAARRGGVYATFMPKPLFGQNGSGMHVHQSLFKGGQNVFFDAQDPHHLSRLGRSYMAGLMKHAKEICVVTNQWVNSYKRLVPGYEAPAYVAWGNRNRSALVRVPMYKPGKEKATRIEYRCPDPACNPYLVFAVMLAAGLKGIEEGYALPSPVEEDIFMMSSAEKAARGIETLPDSLNAAVEAAEQSDLMREALGEHVFTKFIENKKLEWDQYRIQVTGYEIGRYLPIL, translated from the coding sequence ATGAACCCGCCGATCGAAAGGAAGCAGGACCTGCTCCGCTACGTCACCGAGCACGACGTCAAGATCATCAACCTCTGGTTCGTGGACATTCAGGGGATGTTGAAGTCCATCGGGATCACCCCTTCGCAGCTCGAGGAGATCCTGGAGGAGGGATTGGGATTCGACGGCTCTTCGGTCGAGGGATTCGCCCGCATCTACGAGTCCGACCTGATCGCCGTCCCTGATCTTCGCACCTTCCAGCCTCTCCCCTGGCGCGTCGATGGCCACCTGAGCGCCCGGATGATCTGCGACATCATGAACCCGGATCGCACGCCGTACGCGGGCGACCCGCGGCACGTCCTGCGGAGGAACCTGGCCCGGGCGAAGGATCTCGGATTCGACTTCAATGTCGGCCCCGAGCTCGAGTACTTCTACCTCAAGAGCCCGGAGCTGGCCGACGCCGTCGATAGCGCGGGCTACTTCGATCTCATCCCCGACGACCTCGGAACCGAGCTTCGCCACCACACGATCGAGGCCCTCCAGTCGATGGGCATCGATGTCGAGGCCGGCCATCACGAGGTGGCCCCGAGCCAGCACGAGATCGATCTCAAGTACACCGAGGCCGGCCGCATGGCCGACGCCACGGTGACCTACAGGTACATCGTCAAGCTGGCCGCGCGGCGGGGGGGAGTCTACGCGACTTTCATGCCCAAGCCGCTCTTCGGCCAGAACGGCAGCGGGATGCATGTCCACCAGTCCCTCTTCAAGGGGGGACAGAACGTCTTCTTCGACGCGCAGGATCCCCACCACCTATCCAGGCTGGGGAGGAGCTACATGGCGGGGTTGATGAAGCACGCGAAGGAGATCTGCGTCGTCACCAACCAGTGGGTCAACTCGTACAAGAGGCTCGTCCCCGGATACGAGGCGCCCGCCTATGTCGCATGGGGGAACAGGAACCGCTCGGCTCTGGTCCGGGTGCCGATGTACAAGCCCGGCAAGGAGAAGGCGACGAGGATCGAGTATCGCTGCCCCGATCCGGCCTGCAACCCGTATCTGGTTTTCGCCGTCATGCTGGCCGCCGGACTCAAGGGGATCGAGGAGGGATACGCCCTTCCCTCTCCGGTGGAGGAGGACATCTTCATGATGTCTTCGGCGGAGAAGGCGGCGCGCGGGATCGAGACCCTGCCCGATTCCCTCAACGCCGCGGTCGAGGCCGCGGAGCAGAGCGATCTGATGCGCGAAGCCCTGGGCGAGCACGTCTTCACGAAGTTTATCGAGAACAAGAAGCTCGAGTGGGACCAGTACCGAATCCAGGTGACCGGGTACGAGATCGGACGCTACCTGCCGATTCTCTGA
- a CDS encoding HAD-IA family hydrolase yields MIRAILFDLDNTLTDFMKMKEASVEAAIEGMIDMGLPMTREQARERILAIYDREGIEYQNVFDGFLKETTGACSPSILAAAIVGYRRVRDSYLVLYPHVRRTLTELLRRSLRLAVISDAPALQAWLRLHHLALHHLFEFVITFDDTGLRKPSPAGFQKALELLEMRPHEVLMVGDWPERDMVGAARLGIKTVFARYGDTKGVVESGADHEIDDIQQLVGIVDRLNGNRPGSASGSE; encoded by the coding sequence ATGATCCGGGCGATCCTCTTCGATCTCGACAACACGCTGACCGACTTCATGAAGATGAAGGAGGCCTCGGTCGAGGCGGCGATCGAGGGGATGATCGACATGGGTCTCCCGATGACCCGGGAGCAGGCCCGCGAGCGGATCCTCGCCATCTACGACCGCGAGGGGATCGAGTACCAGAACGTCTTCGACGGATTCCTGAAGGAGACGACGGGGGCCTGCTCTCCGAGCATCCTGGCCGCGGCGATCGTGGGCTACCGCCGCGTCCGCGACTCCTACCTCGTCCTCTATCCCCATGTCCGCCGGACCTTGACCGAGCTGCTCCGCCGGAGCCTCAGGCTCGCGGTGATTTCCGACGCGCCGGCCCTGCAGGCCTGGCTCAGGCTCCATCACCTCGCCCTCCACCATCTCTTCGAGTTCGTGATCACCTTCGACGACACGGGGCTGAGGAAGCCGAGCCCGGCGGGCTTTCAGAAGGCCCTCGAGTTGCTCGAAATGCGCCCCCATGAGGTTCTCATGGTCGGCGATTGGCCGGAGCGCGACATGGTGGGGGCGGCGAGGTTGGGGATCAAGACCGTCTTCGCGCGCTACGGCGACACCAAGGGCGTCGTCGAGTCGGGGGCGGACCACGAGATCGACGACATCCAGCAGCTCGTGGGGATCGTCGACCGGCTGAACGGCAATCGGCCGGGAAGCGCCTCAGGGTCGGAGTGA
- a CDS encoding class II aldolase/adducin family protein, whose protein sequence is MAWRPTCLRRRGASGSWRRRRSQSVCRPRGELFRDFGAVMFADPAIRRLADEMRRVGRLLGARGILVADDGNLSVRCPDGSILITARGVRKDRLRRRDLVRIDARGEGIDGEALPSTELGLHLEVYARRPDVGAIVHAHPPCATGFAIARVRLSQDCLAEAALALGPVPVVPFSAPGTEEVAEAVRPFLAGHQALLLAHHGAVVFGADLESACRRMERLELVARAVVAAGLIGEPRCLSREQLEELNLKLERDYSI, encoded by the coding sequence ATGGCCTGGCGGCCGACCTGCTTGCGTCGGAGGGGGGCGAGCGGGTCGTGGCGCCGGCGGAGGTCGCAGAGCGTCTGCCGGCCGCGTGGAGAACTCTTCCGCGACTTCGGGGCCGTGATGTTCGCTGATCCCGCGATCCGCCGTCTCGCCGACGAGATGCGCCGGGTGGGAAGGCTGCTCGGGGCGCGCGGAATCCTGGTCGCGGACGATGGCAACTTGAGCGTCCGCTGCCCGGACGGATCCATCCTGATCACGGCGCGGGGGGTTCGGAAAGACAGGCTGCGGCGCAGGGACCTGGTGAGGATCGACGCGCGCGGGGAGGGGATCGATGGAGAGGCGCTCCCCTCCACGGAATTGGGCCTGCACCTCGAGGTCTATGCGCGCCGTCCGGACGTAGGGGCGATCGTCCATGCCCACCCCCCGTGCGCGACCGGATTCGCGATCGCTCGCGTGCGGCTGAGCCAGGACTGCCTCGCGGAGGCGGCCCTCGCCTTGGGGCCGGTCCCCGTGGTCCCGTTCTCCGCGCCGGGAACGGAGGAGGTCGCCGAGGCCGTGCGCCCCTTCCTCGCGGGGCATCAGGCCCTCCTCCTGGCCCATCACGGCGCCGTCGTCTTCGGCGCCGACCTCGAGTCCGCATGCCGTCGCATGGAACGGCTTGAGCTCGTTGCGCGCGCCGTCGTCGCCGCGGGCCTGATCGGCGAGCCGCGCTGCCTGAGCCGCGAGCAGCTGGAGGAACTCAACCTCAAACTCGAGAGGGACTATTCGATATGA